In Alkalihalobacillus sp. TS-13, the following are encoded in one genomic region:
- a CDS encoding alpha/beta-type small acid-soluble spore protein, with the protein MARQSNKLVVPGAQQALNAMKTEIASEFGVQLGPDSSARANGSVGGEITKRLVAMAQGQQPQK; encoded by the coding sequence ATGGCTCGTCAATCAAACAAATTAGTAGTACCTGGAGCTCAACAAGCTCTTAACGCTATGAAGACTGAAATTGCTTCTGAATTTGGAGTGCAACTTGGTCCTGACTCTTCAGCTCGTGCAAACGGATCTGTTGGTGGTGAAATCACTAAGCGTCTAGTTGCTATGGCTCAAGGTCAACAACCTCAAAAGTAA
- a CDS encoding amidohydrolase, whose amino-acid sequence MKTLWTNGTIYTMKHEFDKVEAVLVEGDTIIDCGDRSRIEKDHKIDQIENLEGAIMYPGFVDSHLHMIGHGEKLLRLDLSEVMSAEEMKMTLKEKVYSTPVGDWIIGEGWNENNFMDRKIFHRFELDEIAPHHPMMLTRICRHALLANSKALELAGITKDTEDPPGGVIVRDTNGEPTGYLLDKAQELVKDALPKVTEDYLHRALTTSVQDLTSLGLVGGHSEDLNYYGGFKRTYKTFLEVINPDQLQFKANLLVHHEVVADMHEEGLKFGVSNGFVELGAMKIFADGALGGRTAYLSKPYNDMPETYGVAIHSLTDLKELVKKARHYQMPVAIHTIGDLALEFALYAVEENPPPAGLRDRFVHGQVVRPDLIERLKKVPVIIDIQPHFVASDFPWVIERLGEGRMKYSFAWKTLLKEGVACAAGSDAPIETADPLLTIYAAVMRKKHGDKHEGFYPEQKLSVYEAVELYTKGSAYAIGKENETGMIDKGFNADFTILNEDLFHIDPEAIPNVKVAKTVVNNIIVYQG is encoded by the coding sequence ATGAAAACATTATGGACAAATGGCACCATCTATACAATGAAACATGAGTTCGATAAAGTCGAAGCTGTTTTAGTTGAAGGCGATACAATTATCGACTGCGGTGACCGTTCACGCATTGAAAAGGATCATAAAATTGATCAAATAGAGAATTTAGAAGGGGCAATCATGTATCCGGGATTTGTCGATAGCCATCTACATATGATTGGGCATGGAGAAAAACTGTTACGATTGGATCTTTCGGAAGTGATGTCTGCTGAAGAAATGAAGATGACCTTGAAAGAGAAGGTCTATTCTACCCCTGTCGGTGATTGGATCATTGGTGAAGGATGGAACGAAAACAATTTCATGGATCGAAAGATATTTCATCGCTTCGAGCTTGATGAAATTGCTCCACATCATCCGATGATGCTGACCCGAATCTGCCGGCATGCTCTGCTTGCCAACTCTAAGGCTTTGGAGCTTGCAGGAATAACAAAAGATACAGAGGACCCGCCAGGAGGAGTCATTGTACGGGATACAAATGGTGAACCTACGGGATATCTGCTGGATAAAGCTCAAGAATTAGTAAAGGATGCCCTGCCAAAAGTGACCGAGGATTATCTTCATCGTGCGTTAACTACGTCTGTTCAAGATCTTACGAGTCTAGGGCTTGTCGGCGGACACAGTGAGGATCTCAATTATTATGGGGGATTCAAACGGACGTACAAAACTTTTTTGGAAGTCATCAATCCAGATCAACTTCAGTTCAAAGCAAATCTTTTGGTTCATCATGAAGTTGTTGCAGACATGCATGAGGAAGGTTTGAAGTTTGGGGTATCGAACGGATTTGTCGAGCTCGGTGCGATGAAGATTTTTGCTGATGGAGCTTTAGGTGGCAGGACAGCCTACTTGAGTAAACCTTATAATGATATGCCTGAAACGTATGGGGTGGCGATCCACTCATTGACAGACCTTAAAGAACTCGTTAAAAAGGCGCGTCATTATCAGATGCCAGTCGCAATCCATACAATTGGGGACCTTGCGTTAGAATTTGCTCTTTATGCGGTTGAAGAGAATCCACCTCCTGCAGGCTTAAGGGATCGTTTCGTCCACGGACAGGTTGTACGACCAGACCTCATCGAGCGTTTGAAAAAGGTTCCTGTAATCATTGATATACAGCCACATTTCGTGGCATCTGATTTCCCGTGGGTCATTGAACGTCTTGGGGAAGGCAGGATGAAATACAGCTTTGCATGGAAAACGTTATTAAAAGAAGGAGTTGCATGTGCTGCTGGTTCCGATGCACCAATCGAAACTGCAGATCCTCTACTGACGATCTATGCTGCAGTCATGCGTAAAAAGCATGGTGATAAACATGAGGGATTTTATCCGGAGCAAAAATTATCAGTATATGAAGCGGTTGAATTGTACACGAAAGGAAGCGCATATGCTATTGGAAAAGAAAATGAAACAGGCATGATCGATAAAGGATTCAATGCAGATTTCACAATTTTGAATGAAGACCTGTTCCATATTGATCCAGAAGCGATTCCGAATGTCAAAGTAGCGAAAACGGTCGTTAACAATATCATTGTTTATCAAGGATAA
- the sppA gene encoding signal peptide peptidase SppA, with protein sequence MNGKRWAALGIAAVLFIGSIIMNGLSSAASDNLTNLQGGGFLEDDPFVEKVVEQGSDKQNIVLLNVEGVIQDTGDATSFFQSPGYNHQRFLDMLEHAGEDKNVEGIIIRVNSPGGGVVESAEIHDAITTVQKEHKKPVYISMGNMAASGGYYISAPADKIFAHPSTLTGSLGVIIQSMNYGELANKLGVKWETVKSGAHKDILSPTREMTDEEREILQSIVDNSYNQFVDVIATGRELSENNVRELADGRVYDGQQAKKADLVDELGNLDDTINAMKKDLGNSHLNVIKYENRLGWNSFLNMTAQKLFQPNGDLLGIQELMSQTNTPQIKYLYTE encoded by the coding sequence ATGAATGGAAAACGTTGGGCAGCACTAGGAATTGCAGCAGTACTTTTCATAGGATCCATCATCATGAATGGATTATCGTCCGCTGCATCTGATAACTTGACGAACTTACAAGGCGGAGGATTTTTAGAAGATGATCCGTTTGTCGAAAAGGTCGTCGAGCAAGGGAGCGATAAGCAGAACATTGTACTCTTGAACGTCGAGGGGGTCATTCAAGACACTGGTGATGCGACATCATTCTTCCAGTCACCAGGATATAATCACCAGAGGTTTCTTGATATGCTTGAGCATGCAGGAGAGGACAAAAATGTAGAAGGAATCATCATTCGGGTTAATAGTCCAGGAGGCGGCGTGGTTGAAAGCGCAGAAATCCATGATGCGATCACTACTGTGCAAAAGGAACATAAAAAACCGGTTTACATATCGATGGGGAATATGGCTGCGTCAGGGGGCTACTATATTTCAGCTCCTGCGGATAAAATCTTTGCCCATCCATCAACATTGACAGGTTCATTAGGTGTCATTATTCAATCGATGAATTATGGAGAATTAGCTAATAAACTTGGGGTAAAATGGGAAACGGTCAAGAGCGGCGCTCATAAAGATATCCTATCCCCTACACGTGAAATGACAGATGAGGAAAGGGAAATCTTACAATCCATCGTCGATAATTCCTACAATCAATTCGTCGATGTCATCGCTACGGGCCGGGAGCTCTCTGAAAATAACGTAAGAGAGTTGGCGGACGGCCGGGTATACGATGGACAACAAGCAAAGAAAGCAGATCTAGTCGATGAACTTGGTAATTTAGATGATACGATCAATGCAATGAAAAAAGATCTTGGGAATTCCCATTTGAATGTCATCAAGTATGAAAATCGCCTTGGTTGGAATTCTTTCCTGAATATGACCGCACAAAAATTGTTCCAGCCTAATGGAGATCTATTAGGGATACAAGAATTGATGAGTCAAACAAATACACCGCAAATCAAATATTTATATACGGAATAG
- the tpx gene encoding thiol peroxidase has protein sequence MANVTFKQNPVTLLGNEVKVGDTAPDFKVLANDMSPVTLDDTKGSVRLISVVPSVDTGVCDQQTRRFNEEAAKLDNVKVLTVSVDLPMAQKRWCAAAGVENLQTLSDHRDLSFGKAYGVAIEELRLLTRAVFVIDSNDKVTYVEYVSEATNHPDYEAAIEAAKSAQ, from the coding sequence ATGGCTAATGTAACATTTAAACAAAACCCAGTAACACTATTAGGAAATGAAGTGAAAGTAGGGGATACAGCTCCTGACTTCAAAGTATTGGCAAACGACATGTCTCCTGTAACGTTGGATGATACAAAAGGTTCTGTAAGATTGATCAGTGTCGTTCCATCTGTCGATACTGGTGTATGTGATCAGCAGACGCGCCGGTTTAACGAAGAAGCGGCAAAGCTTGATAATGTAAAAGTATTGACTGTAAGTGTTGACCTGCCGATGGCTCAAAAGAGATGGTGTGCTGCTGCTGGTGTAGAAAACCTTCAAACACTCTCAGATCATCGTGACCTTTCATTCGGTAAAGCTTATGGAGTAGCAATTGAAGAACTACGTCTTTTGACACGTGCTGTATTCGTTATCGACTCTAACGATAAAGTGACATATGTTGAGTATGTTAGTGAAGCGACGAACCATCCGGATTATGAGGCGGCGATTGAGGCTGCTAAGTCTGCTCAATAA
- the ytfJ gene encoding GerW family sporulation protein, whose amino-acid sequence MSEHPIQGLMQTAMENIKEMIDVNTIIGDPVETPDGSVILTVSKVGFGFAAGGSQFSALGNSGQSKRDSSEGESHPFGGGSGGGVSITPIAFLIVNSSGVKTIHLDNSTHLYERLLDLAPQVVDRVQRMMNNSGFQMKSDSNKNQQSNNNNQTQHQTERRQKQDLDF is encoded by the coding sequence ATGTCAGAACATCCAATTCAGGGCTTGATGCAAACAGCAATGGAAAATATTAAAGAAATGATTGACGTGAATACAATTATCGGGGATCCAGTCGAAACACCGGACGGAAGTGTGATTCTAACAGTTTCAAAGGTTGGTTTTGGATTTGCAGCTGGGGGAAGCCAGTTCAGTGCTTTAGGCAATTCAGGTCAATCAAAAAGAGATTCTTCAGAGGGAGAATCACATCCTTTTGGCGGTGGTAGCGGAGGCGGTGTTTCCATTACGCCAATCGCGTTTCTGATTGTGAATTCTTCTGGAGTAAAGACAATCCATCTCGATAATAGTACACATTTGTACGAACGGCTTCTTGACTTAGCGCCTCAAGTAGTAGATCGAGTACAAAGGATGATGAACAATAGTGGCTTTCAGATGAAATCTGATTCGAATAAAAATCAACAATCGAACAACAATAATCAGACACAGCATCAGACTGAAAGACGCCAAAAGCAAGATTTAGATTTTTAA
- a CDS encoding acetate kinase: MRKVLAINAGSSSLKFQLLKMPEEEVVTKGLVERIGIPDSVFTIEVNGEKVKEVTDIENHAVAVKMLLDKLMSHQIIGSYDEIEGIGHRVVHGGEKFNDSVLITEEIIKEIEEVSDLAPLHNPANIVGIRAFKEILPDVPAVAVFDTAFHQTMPEQSYLYSLPYDYYKEYGIRKYGFHGTSHKYVSQRCAELLGRPIEQLRLISCHLGNGASIAAIEGGKSIDTSMGFTPLAGVTMGTRSGNIDPALIPYIMEKTGKTAEEVMNVLNKESGLLGVSGFSSDLRDIEQQAAAGNERAELALEVFGGRIHKYIGSYASKMHGIDAIIFTAGIGENSDVIRERVLKGLEFMGVYWDPALNKVRGKEAFLNYPHSPVKVLIIPTNEEVMIARDTVRLAQ; the protein is encoded by the coding sequence ATGAGAAAGGTGCTCGCCATTAATGCCGGAAGTTCATCACTGAAATTTCAATTATTGAAAATGCCTGAGGAAGAAGTAGTTACCAAGGGGCTTGTCGAACGTATCGGGATTCCTGATAGTGTTTTTACAATTGAAGTGAACGGTGAAAAGGTAAAAGAAGTGACAGATATCGAGAACCATGCAGTTGCGGTTAAAATGCTGTTAGATAAACTTATGTCTCATCAAATCATCGGTTCTTACGATGAAATTGAAGGGATTGGACACCGAGTTGTACACGGCGGTGAAAAATTCAATGATTCTGTGTTGATTACAGAAGAGATCATCAAGGAAATTGAAGAGGTGTCCGACTTAGCACCGCTTCATAATCCTGCAAACATCGTAGGTATTCGGGCATTTAAAGAAATCCTGCCCGATGTGCCTGCTGTAGCAGTGTTTGATACTGCGTTCCATCAAACGATGCCAGAGCAATCCTATTTGTATAGCCTTCCTTATGACTACTATAAGGAATATGGTATCCGTAAGTATGGTTTTCATGGGACGAGCCATAAATATGTTTCTCAACGTTGTGCGGAATTATTAGGAAGACCGATTGAACAGTTACGGTTGATTTCTTGTCACCTTGGAAATGGTGCGAGTATCGCTGCGATTGAAGGTGGGAAATCAATCGATACTTCTATGGGCTTCACACCGCTTGCTGGTGTAACGATGGGTACCCGTTCAGGGAACATTGACCCAGCACTCATCCCATACATCATGGAGAAAACAGGCAAAACCGCTGAAGAAGTGATGAATGTCCTCAATAAAGAAAGCGGACTGCTTGGAGTATCCGGTTTTTCCAGTGATTTAAGAGATATTGAACAGCAAGCCGCAGCTGGAAACGAAAGAGCTGAGCTGGCACTTGAAGTTTTCGGAGGAAGAATTCATAAATATATCGGCTCTTACGCTTCAAAAATGCATGGAATCGATGCAATCATTTTCACAGCAGGAATCGGTGAAAACAGTGATGTCATCCGCGAGCGAGTCCTTAAAGGCCTTGAATTCATGGGGGTTTACTGGGATCCGGCATTAAACAAGGTTCGTGGAAAGGAAGCATTCTTGAACTATCCACACTCCCCAGTAAAAGTACTGATCATCCCTACAAACGAAGAAGTGATGATTGCAAGAGACACAGTACGACTTGCCCAATAA
- a CDS encoding NAD kinase yields MSERKNIHFFYRKGSQFEEQIIRLKNLAIDNGFTLVEQADNANIIASIGGDGTFLQAVRQTGFREDALYVGVSTGQLGFYCDFDIEDISGMIDAMLNEQVEVRRYPTIKVNMENDASFYCLNECSIRSGIIKTLSLDLYIDDLFFERFKGDGMIISTPTGSTAYNKSLDGAIVDPKLPCMQISEVASINNNHYRTLGSSFILSDSRSLDIRLVNEGNNFPIIAMDNEALSIREPGSINIRLSDKRIKTVKLKDNSFWHKVKRSFL; encoded by the coding sequence ATGTCAGAACGAAAGAATATCCATTTTTTCTATAGGAAAGGCAGCCAGTTTGAAGAACAGATTATCCGGTTGAAGAACCTCGCCATTGATAATGGATTTACATTGGTGGAGCAAGCGGACAATGCTAACATCATCGCTAGTATCGGGGGAGATGGAACATTCCTTCAAGCTGTCAGGCAAACTGGATTTCGTGAAGATGCTCTCTATGTCGGTGTAAGTACCGGTCAATTAGGATTTTATTGTGACTTCGACATCGAAGACATTTCAGGAATGATAGATGCAATGCTGAATGAACAGGTAGAGGTCCGCAGATATCCGACCATAAAAGTTAACATGGAAAACGATGCTTCATTTTATTGCTTGAATGAATGTTCGATTCGATCAGGCATCATCAAAACTCTTTCATTAGATTTGTATATCGATGATTTATTTTTTGAACGGTTTAAAGGAGATGGCATGATCATATCGACACCGACTGGAAGTACAGCATACAACAAGTCGTTAGACGGGGCGATCGTGGACCCGAAACTTCCATGTATGCAAATCAGCGAAGTAGCGTCGATCAACAATAATCATTATCGCACCCTTGGTAGTTCTTTCATTTTAAGTGATTCAAGATCACTCGATATCCGGCTTGTAAACGAAGGGAACAACTTCCCGATCATAGCGATGGATAACGAAGCGCTCAGTATACGAGAGCCCGGTTCCATCAACATTCGCCTTTCCGATAAAAGGATCAAGACTGTTAAGCTGAAGGATAATTCCTTCTGGCATAAGGTCAAGCGTAGTTTCTTATAA
- a CDS encoding DUF2953 domain-containing protein: MWYWIIGIILVISLMIGILMISRVRVTIKYVHQGNDDTCLIQAHFLKGLFDYSWEIPLNNINLEDDGLMHMKYDTEAEIGNKKLHDTKERTFEAESLIDRARETKALLDSVYQLGSIVRKFLKKVTIEEYQWISTVGTGDAASTGIFAGVLWTIKGSVAGFLSFATRMEKPPVLEVTPSFQAPVVQTNLLCMFSFRIGQAMLAAYLIVKNWKGRKNHVRTSNSGLDANSNGKY, encoded by the coding sequence ATGTGGTATTGGATTATAGGAATCATACTGGTTATCAGTTTGATGATAGGTATCCTTATGATCAGCCGGGTACGGGTAACCATCAAATATGTCCATCAAGGAAACGATGATACGTGTCTTATACAAGCCCACTTTTTAAAAGGGTTATTCGACTATTCTTGGGAAATTCCATTGAATAATATAAACCTCGAAGATGATGGACTTATGCACATGAAATACGATACTGAAGCAGAAATCGGCAATAAGAAGCTTCATGATACGAAAGAAAGGACCTTCGAGGCTGAATCCTTGATTGATCGAGCGCGTGAAACGAAAGCGCTGCTGGATTCTGTCTATCAACTAGGTAGCATCGTCCGTAAATTTTTGAAAAAAGTAACGATTGAAGAATACCAATGGATCAGTACAGTTGGTACCGGGGATGCTGCTTCAACTGGAATTTTTGCCGGGGTGTTATGGACGATTAAGGGTAGTGTGGCAGGATTTCTAAGCTTTGCAACACGAATGGAAAAACCGCCTGTCCTTGAGGTTACGCCTTCTTTTCAAGCCCCTGTTGTGCAAACGAATTTATTATGTATGTTTTCTTTTCGAATCGGGCAAGCTATGCTCGCAGCATATCTGATCGTAAAAAATTGGAAGGGAAGGAAAAATCATGTCAGAACATCCAATTCAGGGCTTGATGCAAACAGCAATGGAAAATATTAA
- a CDS encoding acyl-CoA synthetase, with product MYNQTLIAPQQYNAAEEMEKYAKDPSRVAIKWRNEQGAVDEITYKKLFNQANDLAKALLSLGLNKGDRVLVMMPRLIDTYKVYLAILKAGLVVIPCSEMLRPKDLSYRINHGEVKAVIAYEPLTSLIDDIKDPVESLEYKITVGGKAEGWSTIEEVTESFDPSLGFPTTNSADMAFLSYTSGTTGQPKGVVHTHGWAYAHIRTAATSWLNIKENDIVWATAGPGWQKWIWSPFVSVLGTGATGFVYNGKFDPNTYLDLLEKNQINVLCCTPTEYRLMAKVDNLKEYDLSSLRSAVSAGEPLNREVIDIFRNYFNVTVRDGYGQTENTLLVGIVEGMEVRPGSMGKPTPGNHVEIINEEGQPAQVGEVGDIAVHRDVPALFKEYYKDQERTKMAFRGDYYLTGDKAKKDEDGYFWFEGRGDDIIISSGYTIGPFEVEDALVKHPSVKECAVVGSPDEVRGNVVKAFIVLKNSSEALSEDLIPALQEHVKKLTAPYKYPRKIEFVEELPKTTSGKIRRIELRMKENKTTVN from the coding sequence TTGTACAACCAAACCTTAATAGCTCCTCAACAGTACAATGCAGCTGAAGAAATGGAAAAGTATGCGAAAGACCCTTCGCGTGTCGCGATCAAGTGGCGCAACGAACAGGGTGCTGTAGATGAAATCACGTACAAAAAATTATTTAATCAAGCAAATGACCTTGCAAAAGCCTTACTTAGCTTAGGGTTAAACAAAGGTGATCGTGTTCTCGTAATGATGCCGCGTCTGATTGATACGTATAAAGTATACCTAGCGATTTTGAAAGCAGGTCTTGTTGTCATCCCATGTTCCGAGATGCTCCGACCGAAAGATTTAAGCTATCGAATCAATCATGGTGAAGTGAAAGCGGTCATAGCTTATGAACCATTGACTTCACTTATTGATGACATTAAAGATCCTGTTGAAAGTTTGGAATATAAAATTACGGTTGGAGGAAAAGCCGAGGGATGGTCTACGATTGAAGAAGTGACAGAATCCTTTGACCCATCCCTTGGATTTCCAACTACGAACAGTGCTGACATGGCATTCCTCTCATATACCTCTGGAACGACTGGTCAGCCTAAGGGCGTCGTTCACACACATGGATGGGCCTATGCTCATATCCGGACTGCGGCAACATCGTGGCTGAACATTAAAGAAAATGATATCGTATGGGCCACTGCTGGACCAGGATGGCAGAAGTGGATTTGGAGTCCATTTGTGTCTGTGCTAGGTACAGGAGCGACTGGTTTTGTCTACAATGGAAAATTCGATCCGAACACATATTTAGATCTGTTGGAGAAAAATCAAATCAACGTACTTTGCTGTACACCAACGGAATATAGATTGATGGCGAAAGTCGATAACTTGAAGGAGTATGACCTTTCAAGCTTAAGAAGTGCTGTTTCTGCCGGAGAACCTTTAAATCGGGAAGTTATCGATATTTTCCGGAACTATTTCAACGTGACCGTACGTGATGGATACGGACAGACAGAAAACACGCTGCTTGTAGGTATAGTTGAAGGAATGGAAGTCCGACCTGGATCAATGGGGAAACCTACACCTGGAAACCATGTAGAAATCATCAATGAGGAAGGACAACCTGCTCAGGTCGGCGAGGTTGGAGATATTGCCGTTCATCGAGATGTGCCTGCACTATTCAAGGAATATTATAAAGATCAAGAACGGACAAAAATGGCATTCCGTGGGGATTATTATCTTACGGGTGACAAAGCGAAGAAGGATGAAGATGGGTACTTCTGGTTTGAGGGTAGAGGTGATGACATCATCATCAGTTCTGGTTATACGATTGGACCGTTTGAAGTCGAAGACGCACTCGTTAAGCATCCGTCAGTTAAAGAATGCGCTGTAGTAGGAAGTCCTGATGAGGTACGTGGGAATGTCGTCAAAGCCTTTATTGTTTTGAAAAATTCATCAGAAGCGTTGTCTGAAGACTTGATACCAGCTCTACAGGAACACGTTAAAAAGCTGACAGCACCATATAAGTATCCGCGTAAGATCGAATTCGTCGAGGAACTTCCGAAGACTACTTCAGGTAAAATACGCCGGATCGAATTGAGAATGAAAGAAAACAAAACGACTGTAAACTAG
- a CDS encoding RDD family protein, which produces MDQTLSGEGHLPEPSQTLNLGNTNTVYAGFWIRFWAYLLDLLVIWSLNSLIVKPILVLFDLPLSDGGMFSLKAVIAAIIFYSYFVLMTRFFGQTLGKMLFAIKVVPKDLNENIPWITLLFREVIGRFISKTVFLIGYIIAGFTNEKQSLHDIFADTRVVHTRK; this is translated from the coding sequence TTGGACCAAACATTATCAGGTGAAGGACATTTGCCAGAGCCCTCTCAGACCTTGAACTTGGGTAATACAAACACTGTATATGCTGGATTTTGGATCCGGTTCTGGGCGTACCTCTTAGACTTGCTTGTCATTTGGAGTCTAAACAGTCTGATCGTTAAGCCGATATTGGTATTGTTTGATTTGCCATTATCTGATGGAGGTATGTTTTCATTAAAGGCAGTAATAGCTGCAATCATCTTCTACAGCTATTTTGTATTGATGACTCGTTTCTTCGGTCAGACATTAGGAAAAATGCTTTTTGCGATAAAAGTAGTACCAAAAGATTTGAATGAAAATATACCATGGATCACTCTGCTTTTTCGAGAAGTGATCGGTCGATTTATCAGTAAAACCGTCTTCTTGATCGGATATATCATCGCTGGTTTTACAAATGAAAAACAATCGTTGCATGATATATTCGCAGACACGAGAGTCGTCCACACTCGAAAATAG
- a CDS encoding class I SAM-dependent methyltransferase: MADFKKVESFYRLLHETATILSEKEQTTYLDGLIMTGENLVQGGMPDKFDEQTKNDLIYKYESITLDELSKEEIRKGYQLAILQGMQKGVQSQHAMTPDAVALFVGYLVEKAMNKKERITLLDPAIGTGNLVSAFLNQTKKKAFSYGSEVDETLIKLAYVNLNAQEHDIQLYHQDSLQSLMIDPVDLVITDLPVGYYPNDEMATKYRLKADKGHSFAHHLMIEQALNHTKEGGFLFFLIPNVLFAGDEAQKLNKYLKEHAVIHGLLQLPLTMFKKEEQAKSIFFIQKRGQGVAAPKEALMAELPSFSDPKALQPIMTKIDAWFKTSFTG; this comes from the coding sequence ATGGCTGATTTTAAGAAAGTCGAATCATTCTATAGATTATTACACGAAACGGCAACGATCCTTTCTGAGAAAGAACAGACTACATATCTTGATGGTCTGATCATGACTGGAGAAAACCTGGTACAGGGTGGTATGCCTGATAAGTTTGATGAGCAAACCAAGAATGATCTCATCTACAAATATGAATCGATTACATTAGATGAATTATCCAAGGAAGAAATCCGCAAAGGATACCAATTGGCGATCTTGCAAGGAATGCAAAAGGGCGTGCAGTCCCAACATGCAATGACACCTGATGCTGTTGCTCTCTTCGTTGGCTATTTAGTCGAAAAGGCTATGAACAAAAAAGAAAGGATTACACTTTTGGACCCAGCAATCGGGACTGGGAACCTTGTGTCAGCATTCCTAAACCAAACGAAAAAGAAAGCCTTCAGCTATGGTTCAGAGGTTGATGAAACGTTGATCAAACTTGCTTATGTCAATCTGAATGCTCAGGAGCATGATATTCAGCTTTATCATCAGGACAGCTTGCAATCTTTGATGATCGATCCAGTTGATCTTGTCATCACAGATCTGCCAGTCGGGTATTATCCAAACGACGAGATGGCCACCAAATACCGCTTGAAGGCTGACAAGGGTCACTCATTTGCCCATCACTTGATGATTGAACAAGCGCTTAACCATACAAAAGAAGGAGGATTCCTTTTCTTCTTGATCCCGAACGTCTTATTTGCAGGCGATGAAGCTCAGAAGTTGAACAAGTACCTTAAAGAACATGCAGTCATCCACGGGCTTCTCCAATTACCGTTGACGATGTTTAAAAAGGAAGAACAGGCGAAAAGTATCTTTTTCATCCAGAAAAGAGGTCAAGGTGTAGCAGCTCCTAAGGAAGCATTGATGGCAGAGCTTCCTAGCTTTTCGGATCCAAAAGCACTGCAACCGATCATGACAAAAATCGATGCCTGGTTTAAGACTTCATTTACTGGTTAA